TCCATGATTCTTTCTTTTTCCATTGATTCAAAATCCCCGTTTTCAGACAAAGCTCCGAGCAAGTACGGTTCCAGCCCCATCGGACAGGCGCTCACGCACTTCGCGCAACGGATACAGGTCTGCTCCTCGCCACGCTTGGCTTCCTTCCGATTCATAATCAGGATACCGGAACTGCCCTTCGCAGTGGGAACTTCGATATTCACCAGTGCCTTACCCATCATCGGGCCGCCACCGATTACTTTCCCCGTATCTTCCGGCAGACCGCCGCAAGCATCAATCAACTGCTTCATCGGCGTACCGATACGAGCCATGAAGTTGGAAGGTTTCGCAACCGACTTTCCCGTCACGGTAATCACACGCTCAAATAACGGTTTATTCTTCTGAACAGCCTGATATACAGCAAATGCCGTACCTACATTCTGTACCACCGCTCCCGTAGAGATAGGCAGTGCGCCGCTGGCCACCTGACGTTTGGTAATCGCGTCGATCAGTTGTTTTTCACCCCCTTGCGGATATTGCACCTTCAAAGGAACAACCTCGATACCTGCATAACTGGAAGCTATCTTCGTCATCAACTCGATAGCGTCCGGCTTATTATTTTCGATTCCGATAAATGCTTTGTTCACCTTCACAGCTTTCATCAGGATAGAAACACCTACCATGATTTCTTCCGCATGTTCCAGCATGAGCTGATGGTCGGCAGTCAGATAGGGTTCGCACTCTACCGCGTTGATAATCACACATTCAGCCTTGAAAGACGGCGGCGGACACAGTTTCACCTGCGTAGGAAAACAAGCCCCGCCCAGACCAACGATTCCCGCATCGGCAATCTTCTTCACGATTTCTTCCGCCGGAAGTTCACATACCTTCACCAGCGTCGTGCTGCGGTCGATTGTCTCTTCCCATTCGTCACCTTCCACATCAATGAAGATGGCAGGTTTCGCATAACCGCTGGCATCGACTATCGTATCAATCTTCGCCACTTTGCCACTGACTGAAGAGTGAATTGCTGCCGAAACAAAGCCGGCAGGTTCGGCAATCTTAGTGCCCACCTTTATCACATCACCTTTCGCGACAATCGGTTTTGCAGGCGCACCGATGTGCTGCCCCAGCAGAATAACTGCCTTTGCAGGAACTTCCGCCGTGATAATAGGTTGATGTGCCGACAATTTATTTTCGTGTGGATGAACTCCACCAATTGAAAATGTCTTTAACATACAATTCTGTATTTTATTCTGTTATTATTCTGTTACTTTCGGAGCTTCAGCCGATTCTTTGGCAGCAGCCGGTTTCGGAGCAGCCGGTTCCTTCGGAGCAACCGTAGCTTTCGGAGCAGCCGCAGCTTCTTCCGCCTTCGGTTTGCGCGGCGGGAAATTCAGCTCGATGATCGTATTCTGCGGACAAACTTCCACACACTTGCGGCAAGATTTACACTTGTTCGGATCAATGTAAGCCAGGTTGTTCTCCAGCGTGATAGCTTCGAACGGACAAGTCTTCACACACTTGCCACA
The DNA window shown above is from Bacteroides faecium and carries:
- the rsxC gene encoding electron transport complex subunit RsxC encodes the protein MLKTFSIGGVHPHENKLSAHQPIITAEVPAKAVILLGQHIGAPAKPIVAKGDVIKVGTKIAEPAGFVSAAIHSSVSGKVAKIDTIVDASGYAKPAIFIDVEGDEWEETIDRSTTLVKVCELPAEEIVKKIADAGIVGLGGACFPTQVKLCPPPSFKAECVIINAVECEPYLTADHQLMLEHAEEIMVGVSILMKAVKVNKAFIGIENNKPDAIELMTKIASSYAGIEVVPLKVQYPQGGEKQLIDAITKRQVASGALPISTGAVVQNVGTAFAVYQAVQKNKPLFERVITVTGKSVAKPSNFMARIGTPMKQLIDACGGLPEDTGKVIGGGPMMGKALVNIEVPTAKGSSGILIMNRKEAKRGEEQTCIRCAKCVSACPMGLEPYLLGALSENGDFESMEKERIMDCIECGSCQFTCPANRPLLDYCRLGKGKVGAMIRARQAKK